In Paenibacillus protaetiae, the genomic stretch AGCTGGCTGTCAGCTCGACGAAGTCGATGACGGGCCATCTGCTTGGCGCAGCCGGCGGCGTAGAGGCGGTTATTTTGGCGCTGACGCTGCAAAACGGTATCATTGCCCCTACGATTAACTTAGAAGAACAAGATCCGGAATGTGACCTCGATTATGTGCCAAACCAAGCTCGCAAAGCCGACGTGAAGGTAGCGATTTCGAATTCGTTCGGATTTGGCGGTCATAATGCGACGGTTGCCATGAAAGTTTATGAAGCGTGACGATTTTGTTCAACTGCAGAAAAAGCTGGATATCCGGTTTAATAAGCCCAAGCTTTTAAAGCAGGCTTTTACCCATACTTCATATGTCAATGAGCATAAGCGCGGCGGCATCGAGCATAACGAGCGCCTGGAATTTCTGGGCGATGCCGTTCTGCAGCTGCTCGTTTCCGAATTTTTGTTCTCGACCTATCCCGGGCGTCCGGAAGGCGAATTGACCCGAATGCGGGCGTCTATCGTCTGTGAGCCGTCGCTGGCGAAATTCGCCGAGCGGCTGGACCTGGGCTCGTACGTTTTTCTGGGACGCGGCGAGGAGCAGCTTGGAGGGCGGCAGCGCCCTTCGCTTCTTGCGGATTTGTTCGAATCGTTTGTTGGTTCGCTTTATTTGGATGCCGGTATCGAACGGACGAGACTGTTTCTGCAGGAGCATATGTTTCCTCATATTGATGCGAATGACAGCGGTTTGCTGCTGAAGGATTTTAAATCGAAACTTCAGGAAAAAGCCCAGCACGGCAACCTTGGCGTTGTCGAATACCGCATTGCAGAGGAAAGAGGCCCTGCACATGACCGTGAATTTGTGGTGGACGTTTACGTTGGCGACAATCACGGCGGCACCGGTGCCGGACGAACGAAAAAGGAAGCGGAGCAGCGCGCGGCTGCGGAAGCTTGGCGCTCGTTGACGCAGGAGTAATGCGCGAGACTTGGAAAAACCTCCAAATCCGAATGCGAGCGGATTTGGAGGTTTTTTGATCGTTTGCAGCATCCGGCTGGCAGGCGATTGTGGTACAATAGGCGGTGAGGTGAACACCATATTATGTTCCTGAAACGGATCGAATTATCAGGCTTCAAATCGTTTGCCGACCGTACGGAAATGGAATTCGTCAACGGCATCACAGCGGTTGTTGGGCCAAACGGCAGCGGCAAAAGCAATATTTCGGACGGCATCCGCTGGGTGCTTGGCGAACAAAGCGCCAAAAGTCTGCGCGGCGGCAAAATGGAAGACATTATTTTTGCCGGAAGCGATGCGCGCAAAGCGGTCAATTACGGAGAAGTGTCTCTGACGCTGGATAACTCCGACGAAGCGCTGCCGCTCGAATTTAATGAAATAACAGTTACGCGCCGCGTTCATCGGAGCGGGGACAGCGAATATATGATTAACAAGCAGCCTTGCCGGCTGAAGGATATTACGGAATTGTTTATGGATACCGGCATCGGCAAGGAAGCGTATTCGATTATCGGGCAAGGCCGGATCGAAGAAATTTTGAGTACGCGTTCGGAAGACCGGCGCGGGATTTTTGAAGAAGCGTCCGGCATTGTGAAATACAAGAGCCGCAAACGCGAAGCGCAAAAAAAGCTGGATGACACGGAGCAAAATCTGCTGCGTATTCATGACCTCGTAACGGAGCTGGAGGATCAGGTCGGGCCGCTGAAAGAGCAGTCGGAGAAAGCTCTGCATTATAAAGCGCTGCGTGAGTCGCTGAAATCGCAGGAAATTTCGATGTACGTACATAATATCGAAACGGTCCATACCTCTTGGTCGGAAGCGAATCAGCGGCTGAAACGGCTGGGCGAAGAACAGCTTGCGTTATCGGCTGTTGTAAGCAAGCACGACGCTTTGCTGGAGAAGGACCGGCTCCTATTGCGCGAGCTGGAAAATGAGCTGGACCGCTTGCATGCGGAAATGCTGCAGCTAAGCGAAGATTACGAAAAATGCGAAGGGCACGGCGAAGTGCTGAAGGAGCGCGGCCGCAACCTGGAGCAGAACAAGCTCCAGCTGGAGGAGTCGATCGCTTCGCATGATGCCCGGATCGGCGAGCTGACGAAGGAAGAAGCCGCTATCCGCAGCAATGCGGCGATGATGGAGCTGCGCCTGGCGGAGCTGAAAGCAAAGCTGGCGGAGGAAGAAGCAAGGCTGCTAGGCGTTGCCGGCGGAGCCGGAGCCGATGCGGTAGAGACGCTCAAAAACGAGCTGCTTGATACGATGAGCGAAATGTCGCGTCTGCGCAACGAGCTCCGTTATGCCGAGCAGCAGCGGGAGGCAACCGAGCGCCGGATGGAGCGGCTTTCGGACGAAGAAGCAAGATGGAAGGCGCAGCAGGAAGCGTTAAATGCCCGCAAAGCGGAGCTCGATGAGAGACTTGAGGTTACGCTGCAGCAGCTGGCGAGTGCCCGTGACGCTTATGTGAAAGAGTCGGAGAAAGCGAAGCAGCTGGGCGGCTATGTCGACGAGACAGCTGTATCCATCCGCAAATGGGAGCAAAAGCTGGACTCTGACAGCTCACGCCGGGATACGATGAAGGAAATGCAGGATGCGCTTGACGGTTTTATGCAAGGGGTGCGGGAAGTGCTGAAAGCGTCCCGCCGCGGCCAGTTAAGCGGCGTGCACGGCGCCGTAGCAGAGCTGATCCGCGTTCCGCAGCGCATTGAGACGGCTGTCGAGACCGCGCTTGGCGGCGCGCTTCAGCATATTGTCATGGAGAACGAGCAGACGGCTCGTACAGCCATCAGCTTCTTGAAGCAGCGCCAGCTTGGCCGCGCCACGTTCCTGCCGCTTGACGTTATTAAAGGGCGCCAGCTGTCGGAGCAGGACAAGCGCCTCGCCGCTTCTGTCGAAGGTTTCGTAGGGGTAGCGGCGGAGCTTGTGGACTGCGAGCCGCAGTATGCCTCCATCGTCGGCAATTTGCTTGGCAATGTGCTGCTGTCCGAGACGCTGGAGCAAGCGAACCGGATTGCGTCCAAATGCCAATACCGGTACCGCGTCGTCACGCTCGAAGGCGACGTTGTTAACGCGGGCGGCTCTATGACAGGCGGCAGCCTCATGAAAAAAGGCGCAAGCCTGCTTGGCCGCCAGCGGCAAATCGAAGCGCTGGACAAAGAGATTAAAGATGCCGAGATGACGCTCGGCCAGCTGAAAGACAAATTAAGCGACTTGCGCAAGGAACAATCGATTGCTTCGCAAAATATCGAAGAGCTTCGCGCGCAAGGCGAGCGGTTCCGCATCGAGGAGCAGCAGGTCCGTTCTGAGCTGCAGCAGGTAACAGCAGAAGCCAAGCTGCTTCAGGAGCAGCATCAGCTGCATTCGGCTGACCGGTCTACGCACTTGGCGGAGCAGGCCAGCCTGCAGACGACGGCGGCAGCGGCGGCGGAACGTCTGGAGCAGCTGCAGATTGATGAAGCGCGGCTTCAGCAAGCTATCCAGCTGGCCGAAGAGCAGCGCAAAGCGAATGAGTCGGCTAAAGAAGAACTGCAAGGCCAGCTGACCGATCTCAAAATCGCCGTCGCCAAAACCGATCAAGAGAAGCAATCGTTTGAGGACCAGGCTTCGCGGGTCCGTTCCGATGTGCAGCGCACCAAGCAGGAGCTGGCGGGTTACCGTTCGATGCTGGCTCAGCTGGAGCAAGACGTGGAGCGGCATGGTGCGGAAAGCACCCGCCAAATCGAGCAGCTGAACGAGCTGAAACTGCTGAAGCAAACCTGCGCGGAGCAAACCGATCTGAAACGTTCGGAACGCGCGCAGCGTCTTCGCGGCATCGAAGAAGGCGAAGGCGAGACGAAAGAGCAGCGCATCAGCCTGCGCCATGTCGAAGAGCAGATGCGGCAGACGGAAATTGCCGTCAATCGGCTGGATGTCGAGCTGGACAACCTGCTCCGCAAGTTAAGCGAGGAATACGGGCTTAGCTTCGAGCTGGCCAAAGAGCAATATCCGGTTCCCGAAGATGTGGCCGCTGTCCAAGGCGCGGTCAGAGATTTGAAACGGCAAATTTCGGCGCTTGGCGATGTGAACCTTGGCGCGATTGACGAATACGAACGCGTCAAAGAGCGTTTTGAATATTTGAGCACGCAAAAGGACGATCTGGTCGAAGCGAAAACGACGCTGTACCAGGTTATCCGCGAGATGGACGATGAAATGTCGAAGCGGTTTAAGCAGACTTTCGAAGCGATCCGCACCCATTTTGTCGTCGTGTTCGCCAAGCTGTTTGGCGGCGGGCGCGCCGACCTTATTATGGTCGAGCCGGATCGCGTGCTCGACACCGGGATCGATATTGTTGCGCAGCCTCCGGGCAAAAAGCTGCAAAACTTGCAGCTGCTGTCCGGCGGGGAACGGGCACTTACGGCAATTGCGCTGTTGTTTGCGATTTTGCAGGTGAAGCCGGTGCCGTTCTGCGTGCTTGACGAGGTGGAAGCGGCACTGGATGAAGCAAACGTATCGCGTTTTGCCCAGTATTTGCGCGAGTTTTCGGAGCTGACCCAATTTATTGTCGTAACCCACCGGAAAGGCACGATGGAAGAAGCGGATGTGTTATACGGGGTTACGATGGAAGAAGGCGGCGTCTCGAAGCTCG encodes the following:
- the rnc gene encoding ribonuclease III; translated protein: MKRDDFVQLQKKLDIRFNKPKLLKQAFTHTSYVNEHKRGGIEHNERLEFLGDAVLQLLVSEFLFSTYPGRPEGELTRMRASIVCEPSLAKFAERLDLGSYVFLGRGEEQLGGRQRPSLLADLFESFVGSLYLDAGIERTRLFLQEHMFPHIDANDSGLLLKDFKSKLQEKAQHGNLGVVEYRIAEERGPAHDREFVVDVYVGDNHGGTGAGRTKKEAEQRAAAEAWRSLTQE
- the smc gene encoding chromosome segregation protein SMC — its product is MFLKRIELSGFKSFADRTEMEFVNGITAVVGPNGSGKSNISDGIRWVLGEQSAKSLRGGKMEDIIFAGSDARKAVNYGEVSLTLDNSDEALPLEFNEITVTRRVHRSGDSEYMINKQPCRLKDITELFMDTGIGKEAYSIIGQGRIEEILSTRSEDRRGIFEEASGIVKYKSRKREAQKKLDDTEQNLLRIHDLVTELEDQVGPLKEQSEKALHYKALRESLKSQEISMYVHNIETVHTSWSEANQRLKRLGEEQLALSAVVSKHDALLEKDRLLLRELENELDRLHAEMLQLSEDYEKCEGHGEVLKERGRNLEQNKLQLEESIASHDARIGELTKEEAAIRSNAAMMELRLAELKAKLAEEEARLLGVAGGAGADAVETLKNELLDTMSEMSRLRNELRYAEQQREATERRMERLSDEEARWKAQQEALNARKAELDERLEVTLQQLASARDAYVKESEKAKQLGGYVDETAVSIRKWEQKLDSDSSRRDTMKEMQDALDGFMQGVREVLKASRRGQLSGVHGAVAELIRVPQRIETAVETALGGALQHIVMENEQTARTAISFLKQRQLGRATFLPLDVIKGRQLSEQDKRLAASVEGFVGVAAELVDCEPQYASIVGNLLGNVLLSETLEQANRIASKCQYRYRVVTLEGDVVNAGGSMTGGSLMKKGASLLGRQRQIEALDKEIKDAEMTLGQLKDKLSDLRKEQSIASQNIEELRAQGERFRIEEQQVRSELQQVTAEAKLLQEQHQLHSADRSTHLAEQASLQTTAAAAAERLEQLQIDEARLQQAIQLAEEQRKANESAKEELQGQLTDLKIAVAKTDQEKQSFEDQASRVRSDVQRTKQELAGYRSMLAQLEQDVERHGAESTRQIEQLNELKLLKQTCAEQTDLKRSERAQRLRGIEEGEGETKEQRISLRHVEEQMRQTEIAVNRLDVELDNLLRKLSEEYGLSFELAKEQYPVPEDVAAVQGAVRDLKRQISALGDVNLGAIDEYERVKERFEYLSTQKDDLVEAKTTLYQVIREMDDEMSKRFKQTFEAIRTHFVVVFAKLFGGGRADLIMVEPDRVLDTGIDIVAQPPGKKLQNLQLLSGGERALTAIALLFAILQVKPVPFCVLDEVEAALDEANVSRFAQYLREFSELTQFIVVTHRKGTMEEADVLYGVTMEEGGVSKLVSVRLEEDAEEQESALA